A section of the Streptomyces sp. NBC_01591 genome encodes:
- a CDS encoding non-ribosomal peptide synthetase produces MTEPSAPRVLLSPARLVDVRRRTGDYRDRTIAEACAIGLSYWATGHGPEGLELTPGTLFADVLGWVDNGGAGSEGWEVGADGRSITVPDGVVPADAQLALDDLADFPDRPIGTIGPSGVAARIEALARWNDTRADRVRPSIMEMFREQARARPDAVAIVDEHRSLTYRQAAEYSSQLAHHLIARGLSSEQLVGISLGRSAEMVIGLLAVLQAKCAFVPLDPQWPAERRAVVVEDARVVLQLNDSGEHGAGEPDAVAVDLGDWRFGDYPAEGPEATVPGSALAYVIFTSGSTGRPKGAMIRHEAISERLLWQADEILGFGHDDASLFKAPLSFDISINEIFLPLVSGGSLVILRPGGERDPHHLLSVIAEQRVTFTYLVSSMLDVLLEIAGDSGRLGSLRHVWCGGEVLTPELYERFRTRLDIPLYHGYGPAETTIGVSHVIYRGAAERLSTSIGRANPNTQLYVLDEELRPVPVGVGGELYAGGLLLGRGYVNAPGLTASRFVANPFAKDGSRLYRTGDLARFAPDGSLDFLGRADNQVKIRGMRLEIEDVEAGLAEHPGVRHTCVVAKKNTAGGTYLVGYVIPAAGNEDLRADEVKAWAALHMVEYMVPAHLVVLTEFPLTANGKVDRGALPEPATGTGSVVPPATDDERVVCAAVAAVLRLEKTGVDQDFFQLGGDSILAISLLSALRDAGLYVTARQIFTHSVLGALAAVASREDVSAVDHGDVATGPVVGSPIVQWLGRTTDAIDGFVQSVVLNTPADLTAGALDEILAAVLRRHDMLRAELVRGDRWGFDIPEAGRAVVGWQESDRPPAECVALATEGLDPAGGVMLRAVWRREARQLVLVAHHVVIDGVSWRILMDDLATAWRQFASGTPIDLPPVGTSFRRWTQLLERTAPGTDRTYFERPLPGADALLGRRAPTEADTVARERTRTVSVGPEDTAALLGGIPAKFHAGVNDVLLTALAVTLARWRRDRGQDQTFAHIELEGHGREGRFVADAAGFEPELSRTVGWFTTLFPVTVDPGAAADFTAPAYLAAALKAVKEDLAGVPGNGVPYGALRYLTDTGLTTPAPQVLFNYLGRFDAGASGDWQLAGTTGQLGEKRDPGMRLPRALEFNAIAEPDASGAYELVTTISWPEGMFTDEDITTLGAYFRAALAALAALEEGGHTPSDFALAPLTQADVDDLDGPALRDILPLTPLQEGLYFHSVFDDDATGSYVEQQLLTLDGDVDADRLAAAATRLLTLYPNLAARFTALADGRVVSVLESGTAAPFTTLDRPSLTDDEIRDHAERDRRAGFDLATGPLMRYTLIRAGSGRNVLVQTVHHIIADGWSVPPMLRALLAEYHAPGTAYPLGGYRDYVAWLAGRDHDESDRVWREELAGLPGPSLVAEGHTPSERFADTAVEPAEDIDAAIRSAGVPLSAAVHSAWAVTLGGILHGRDVVFGSTVSGRDAEVPGIGDMVGLFINTIPVRARWAAGTTARELLTAVKEHQSAVLAHQHVSLASIGRQAGTGTLFDTLVVFDVATDVDILRGPGDELVITDIVNEGAPHYPLTLVVERARDGRPRFNLIHDGELLRRESAEAILRTFTRTLTGLLDRPDAPVDDLAPEAGRSPARISPATLGGLFDAAANRDPAATAVTQCALDGGTRSLTYGELADAKNELASALRAAGVGPGKRVAVAVPRSVEQVVALVAVVTAGGAYVPLDLAYPDERLEYVLADAAPQVVLVDREQQGRFTRLLARADVKARVLVQGDELPPATTAGPEVSWHDPAYVIYTSGSTGRPKGVVVPHSAVVTLLANTRPDMDFGPQDVWVQFHSFSFDFAVWELWGALVHGGELLVPEYGLTRSPVDFHRLVRERGATVLNQTPSAFYRFIEADRLAEEPVTALRRIIFGGEALDLGRLRGWVERHGTGSPELVNMYGITETTVHVTHRVLTDEDFVPGDDVSPIGGPIPGLVTHLLDDRLRPVPPGRVGAIYVAGDQVSLGYLGRPGLTAGRFVANPFAGDGSRMYHTGDLALRTLDGELEFVGRADDQVQLKGFRIELGEVESAVRELDGVVDAAVTVADSGDHLVAHVVGRVPGDLTALLSTRLPAHMVPGRVLPVDALPLTVNGKLDRRALTERAARDDIPVAPSGPALTALVGIFAETLPGVAVDADTDFFGAGGDSIVAITVINRARALGLPIAPRDVFLLKTPRALAEHLATHTPQPVASMSSRREDGPLPATPIILRRRELGGSLARFAQARAVVTAEGTGLADVRRAANAVVAAHPALRLRLRVEHGVWALRTEPAREVTVAPTDAADATAAANEAAGRLDPESGDVIAFSWLAASRTLVVTVHHLAVDAVSWLVLLDDLATALSGAALPPPTTSYAEYAEALVVRSARLTDDLGHWVTTLRAPALLPAVRDLRETTVRLAPEVSDRVTRSAPAALGVGLTELLCGALRTALTRIQPTPTDLAVELELHGRVPALEHHDYSRTVGWFTAIAPVRLTAHTDPVAAAREVAERRPDESGHVTYGLLRYLNPQTVPLLNARPQVLFNYLGRGSESQALRLTGGDQDSPYAVEVNAWTDDATGSLHAEFTLAEGIPDAITEHWRSALEHIADAAATAERTAPVTPLQRGLFFQAQMAGTAGHYVAQSWFTFDRRLDTDALAEAMAYVIARHPVVGAGFITDDDGNPVQVLKAGRRVDVRTIVPTTDTEVEELRTRDRESGFDPGEPPLIRLTVVRLPGGRDGLLLSYHLLLWDGWSREIVLRDLFDAYEAVVAGEPPVAVLAVPSFEEYARTLDAKDPAVSNRFWAEHLSGLSVPTLLAGPAPALSDELPRALTQTMSAELSDLLREAARVHGVTLNTVLTGAFGLLLGAHTGRGDAVFGVTVSGREGEGHSGIVGVLLNTVPMWTRARPDDTVGAYLSAVQAARVEAMEHEHLGLGEIQRAAGHDALFDNLFVLQNFLDLDAFAEMNARHGITSVQADDSTHYPFTWVVTPGDRLTVKLEHRDDDPAGARRLLDDYLRVLEDLARSTGRVGALPGLAPAPEPAGRTDIGTDTVVDRFDRAADRDPQRVALVAHGSALTFAQLQGRSRAVAGVLARRGIGPETTVGLAIPRSLDSIVALFAVLRVGAAYVPLELDHPDERIATIVADARPEVILTVSAVSPRLSGELIELDRPLPEADPYVTFAPDDPDRLRHPAYTIYTSGSTGKPKGVVTEYAGLTNMLINHQRRIFEPVLAEHGHRVFRIAHTVSFAFDMSWEELLWLADGHEVHICDEELRRDAPRLVEYCREHGIDVINVTPTYAQQLVAEGLLDNPARRPALVLLGGEAVTPALWQRLAGTEGTVGYNLYGPTEYTINTLGVGTFECQDPVVGVAIDNTEVYVLDPWLRPLPDGVPGELYVSGIGIARGYLGQSAQTAHRFVACPFGGPGERMYRTGDLVVRRPDGNLTYLGRTDQQVKIRGHRVELGEVEAVFAAHPAVRFVAAVAQPDPQVDGAYRLAAYLVLEDADLARVAAEVGAGLPDFLRPTHFARVDSIPLTVNGKADTKALPEAKPLGALTTAGERGPENGTETVVCEFFAEALDLDDDEVSAVSDFLSLGGHSMLAVRLTGLLRREYGPVITIRDLFTLRTPEAIARHLDDNS; encoded by the coding sequence ATGACGGAACCGAGCGCTCCTCGCGTACTGCTCTCTCCTGCTCGACTGGTCGACGTACGTCGGCGAACCGGCGACTACAGGGACCGGACCATCGCCGAAGCATGCGCCATCGGGCTGTCGTACTGGGCGACCGGCCACGGTCCCGAAGGCCTGGAACTCACCCCCGGCACACTGTTCGCCGATGTCCTCGGGTGGGTCGACAACGGCGGCGCCGGGAGCGAGGGTTGGGAGGTCGGCGCGGACGGCCGGAGCATCACCGTCCCCGACGGCGTCGTGCCCGCCGACGCGCAGCTCGCGCTGGACGACCTGGCCGACTTCCCGGACCGGCCCATCGGCACCATCGGCCCGTCCGGCGTGGCGGCGAGGATCGAAGCCCTGGCCCGGTGGAACGACACCCGGGCCGACCGGGTCCGCCCGAGCATCATGGAGATGTTCCGCGAGCAGGCGCGCGCCAGACCGGACGCCGTCGCCATCGTGGATGAGCACCGCTCATTGACGTACCGTCAAGCAGCTGAATACTCCAGCCAGTTGGCCCACCACCTGATCGCACGCGGTCTCAGCTCCGAACAGCTCGTCGGGATCTCGCTGGGCCGCTCGGCCGAGATGGTCATCGGGCTCCTCGCCGTGCTCCAGGCGAAGTGTGCGTTCGTGCCGCTCGATCCGCAGTGGCCCGCTGAGCGCCGCGCCGTCGTCGTCGAGGACGCCCGGGTCGTGCTGCAGCTCAACGACTCGGGTGAGCACGGTGCGGGTGAACCGGACGCCGTGGCCGTCGACCTCGGCGACTGGAGGTTCGGTGACTACCCCGCCGAGGGGCCGGAGGCAACCGTCCCCGGCTCGGCCCTGGCGTACGTGATTTTCACATCCGGTTCGACCGGACGGCCCAAGGGCGCCATGATCCGGCACGAAGCGATCAGCGAGCGCCTGCTGTGGCAGGCCGACGAGATCCTGGGCTTCGGCCACGACGACGCGTCGCTGTTCAAGGCGCCGTTGTCCTTCGACATCTCCATCAACGAGATCTTCCTGCCTCTGGTGTCCGGCGGCAGCCTGGTGATCCTGCGGCCCGGCGGTGAACGCGACCCGCACCACCTGCTGAGCGTGATCGCCGAGCAGCGCGTCACCTTCACGTACCTGGTGTCGTCGATGCTGGACGTGCTGCTGGAGATCGCGGGCGACTCCGGCCGCCTGGGCAGCCTGCGGCACGTGTGGTGCGGCGGCGAGGTGCTGACCCCCGAGCTGTACGAGCGGTTCCGCACCCGGCTCGACATCCCGCTGTACCACGGCTACGGCCCGGCCGAGACGACCATCGGTGTCTCCCACGTCATCTACCGGGGCGCGGCCGAACGCCTGTCGACGTCGATCGGCAGGGCCAACCCCAACACCCAGCTGTACGTGCTGGACGAGGAGCTGCGCCCGGTCCCGGTCGGTGTCGGCGGCGAGCTGTACGCGGGAGGACTCCTCCTGGGGCGCGGGTACGTCAACGCGCCCGGCCTGACGGCGTCCCGGTTCGTGGCCAACCCTTTCGCCAAGGACGGGTCCCGGCTGTACCGGACCGGTGACCTGGCGCGCTTCGCCCCGGACGGATCGCTGGACTTCCTCGGCCGCGCCGACAACCAGGTCAAGATCCGCGGCATGCGGCTGGAGATCGAGGACGTCGAGGCCGGCCTCGCGGAGCACCCCGGAGTACGGCACACCTGCGTCGTCGCGAAGAAGAACACGGCGGGCGGCACCTACCTGGTGGGGTACGTGATCCCGGCCGCAGGCAACGAGGACCTGCGGGCGGACGAGGTCAAGGCGTGGGCCGCCCTGCACATGGTGGAGTACATGGTGCCCGCCCACCTCGTCGTGCTGACGGAGTTCCCGCTCACCGCGAACGGCAAGGTCGACCGGGGCGCCCTGCCGGAGCCCGCCACCGGCACGGGCTCCGTCGTGCCACCCGCCACCGACGACGAGCGGGTGGTGTGCGCGGCCGTCGCGGCGGTGCTGCGGCTGGAGAAGACCGGTGTCGACCAGGACTTCTTCCAGCTCGGCGGAGACAGCATCCTGGCGATCTCACTGCTGAGCGCGTTGCGGGACGCGGGCCTCTACGTCACCGCACGGCAGATCTTCACCCACAGCGTCCTCGGGGCACTGGCCGCGGTGGCGAGCCGCGAGGACGTCTCCGCCGTGGACCACGGCGATGTCGCGACCGGTCCCGTCGTGGGATCGCCCATCGTGCAGTGGCTCGGCCGGACCACGGACGCGATCGACGGCTTCGTACAGTCGGTCGTGCTCAACACACCGGCGGACCTGACCGCCGGCGCTCTCGACGAGATCCTCGCCGCCGTGCTGAGGCGCCACGACATGCTGCGCGCCGAGCTGGTGCGCGGCGACCGCTGGGGCTTCGACATCCCCGAGGCCGGCCGGGCCGTCGTGGGGTGGCAGGAGAGCGACCGCCCGCCGGCGGAGTGCGTCGCGCTCGCCACCGAGGGGCTCGACCCGGCGGGCGGCGTGATGCTGCGCGCCGTGTGGCGCCGCGAGGCGCGGCAACTGGTCCTGGTCGCCCACCACGTCGTGATCGACGGCGTGTCCTGGCGGATCCTGATGGACGACCTGGCCACGGCATGGCGCCAGTTCGCCTCGGGCACGCCGATCGACCTGCCTCCCGTGGGTACGTCGTTCAGGCGCTGGACGCAGTTGCTGGAGCGTACGGCCCCCGGAACGGACCGTACGTATTTCGAGCGCCCTTTGCCGGGAGCGGACGCACTGCTGGGCAGGCGTGCGCCGACCGAAGCCGACACCGTCGCCCGGGAGCGGACGCGGACCGTCTCCGTCGGGCCCGAGGACACGGCCGCACTGCTGGGCGGGATCCCCGCGAAGTTCCACGCGGGCGTCAATGACGTGCTGCTGACCGCGCTCGCCGTCACCCTCGCCCGGTGGCGCCGCGACCGCGGGCAGGACCAGACGTTCGCCCACATCGAACTGGAGGGCCACGGCCGCGAGGGACGCTTCGTGGCGGACGCCGCCGGCTTCGAGCCCGAACTGTCGCGGACCGTGGGCTGGTTCACCACTCTGTTCCCGGTGACCGTGGACCCCGGCGCGGCAGCCGACTTCACCGCACCCGCGTACCTGGCCGCCGCCCTCAAGGCGGTCAAGGAGGACCTCGCCGGGGTGCCGGGCAACGGCGTCCCCTACGGTGCCCTGCGCTACCTGACCGACACCGGGCTGACCACGCCCGCACCGCAGGTGCTGTTCAACTACCTGGGCCGCTTCGACGCCGGCGCGTCCGGTGACTGGCAACTCGCGGGCACTACAGGACAGTTGGGCGAGAAGCGCGACCCGGGAATGCGCCTGCCGCGCGCCCTGGAGTTCAACGCGATCGCCGAACCCGACGCGAGCGGCGCGTACGAGCTGGTCACCACCATCTCCTGGCCCGAGGGGATGTTCACCGACGAGGACATCACCACCCTCGGCGCGTACTTCCGGGCCGCCCTGGCCGCCCTGGCCGCGCTCGAAGAAGGCGGCCACACGCCCAGCGACTTCGCCCTGGCGCCCCTCACCCAGGCCGATGTCGACGACCTGGACGGCCCGGCGCTGCGGGACATCCTGCCGCTGACCCCCTTGCAGGAGGGCCTGTACTTCCACTCGGTCTTCGACGACGACGCGACCGGCAGCTACGTCGAACAGCAGCTGCTGACGCTGGACGGCGACGTGGACGCCGACCGGCTCGCGGCGGCGGCCACCCGGCTGCTCACGCTGTACCCCAACCTGGCCGCCCGCTTCACGGCCCTCGCCGACGGCCGTGTCGTCTCCGTCCTCGAAAGCGGCACGGCGGCGCCCTTCACCACGCTGGACCGCCCCTCCCTCACCGACGACGAGATCCGCGACCACGCCGAGCGGGACCGCCGCGCCGGGTTCGACCTGGCCACCGGGCCGTTGATGCGGTACACGCTCATCCGCGCGGGCTCCGGCCGCAACGTCCTGGTGCAGACCGTCCACCACATCATTGCCGACGGCTGGTCCGTGCCGCCGATGCTCCGCGCGCTGCTGGCCGAGTACCACGCGCCGGGCACCGCGTACCCGCTCGGCGGCTACCGCGACTACGTGGCCTGGCTCGCCGGACGCGACCACGACGAGAGCGACCGGGTATGGCGCGAGGAACTCGCCGGTCTGCCCGGCCCCTCGCTGGTCGCCGAGGGGCACACCCCCTCCGAACGGTTCGCCGACACCGCCGTCGAGCCCGCCGAAGACATCGACGCGGCCATCAGGTCGGCCGGTGTGCCCCTGAGCGCGGCCGTGCACAGCGCGTGGGCGGTGACGCTGGGCGGCATCCTGCACGGCAGGGACGTCGTGTTCGGCTCCACGGTGTCCGGGCGCGACGCCGAGGTGCCCGGCATCGGGGACATGGTGGGCCTGTTCATCAACACGATCCCTGTGCGCGCCCGGTGGGCCGCCGGCACCACGGCACGCGAGCTGCTCACCGCGGTGAAGGAACACCAGAGCGCGGTGCTGGCGCACCAGCACGTCTCGCTGGCCAGTATCGGCCGTCAGGCGGGCACCGGCACCCTGTTCGACACCCTGGTGGTGTTCGACGTCGCGACCGACGTGGACATACTGCGCGGACCCGGTGACGAGCTGGTCATCACCGACATCGTCAACGAGGGCGCCCCGCACTACCCGTTGACGCTGGTGGTGGAGCGCGCACGCGACGGCCGCCCACGCTTCAACCTGATCCACGACGGGGAGCTGCTGCGCCGGGAGAGCGCCGAGGCGATCCTGCGCACGTTCACCCGGACCCTCACCGGCCTGCTCGACCGGCCGGACGCCCCGGTCGACGACCTGGCCCCCGAGGCAGGCCGGAGCCCGGCGCGGATCTCCCCGGCGACGCTGGGCGGACTCTTCGACGCCGCCGCGAACCGCGACCCGGCAGCCACCGCCGTCACCCAGTGCGCCCTCGACGGCGGTACCCGGTCACTGACGTACGGTGAACTGGCAGACGCCAAGAACGAGTTGGCCTCCGCCCTGCGGGCGGCCGGTGTCGGTCCGGGCAAGAGGGTCGCCGTCGCGGTGCCGCGCTCCGTGGAGCAGGTCGTCGCCCTGGTCGCGGTCGTCACCGCGGGCGGTGCGTACGTGCCGCTGGACCTGGCGTACCCGGACGAACGGCTGGAGTACGTCCTCGCCGACGCCGCCCCGCAGGTCGTACTCGTGGACCGTGAACAGCAGGGCCGCTTCACCCGGCTGCTGGCACGGGCGGATGTGAAGGCCCGCGTGCTCGTCCAGGGCGACGAGCTGCCGCCGGCCACCACCGCCGGGCCCGAGGTCAGTTGGCACGACCCCGCGTACGTGATCTACACGTCCGGCTCCACCGGCCGGCCCAAGGGCGTCGTGGTCCCGCACTCCGCCGTGGTGACGCTCCTCGCCAACACCCGGCCCGACATGGACTTCGGCCCGCAGGACGTATGGGTCCAGTTCCACTCCTTCTCCTTCGACTTCGCGGTCTGGGAGCTGTGGGGCGCGCTGGTGCACGGCGGCGAGCTGCTGGTGCCGGAGTACGGGCTGACCCGCTCCCCGGTCGACTTCCACCGGCTGGTCCGCGAGCGCGGGGCGACCGTGCTCAACCAGACCCCGTCGGCGTTCTACCGGTTCATCGAGGCGGACCGGCTCGCCGAGGAACCGGTCACGGCGCTGCGCCGGATCATCTTCGGGGGCGAGGCGCTGGACCTCGGGCGGCTGCGCGGCTGGGTCGAGCGGCACGGCACCGGATCGCCCGAGCTGGTCAACATGTACGGCATCACCGAGACCACCGTCCACGTCACCCATCGGGTCCTGACCGACGAGGACTTCGTCCCCGGCGACGACGTCAGCCCGATCGGCGGCCCGATCCCCGGCCTGGTCACCCACCTGCTCGACGACCGGCTCCGGCCGGTACCGCCGGGCCGGGTGGGCGCCATCTACGTCGCCGGCGACCAGGTGTCACTCGGCTACCTGGGCCGGCCGGGGCTCACCGCGGGCCGGTTCGTGGCGAACCCGTTCGCGGGCGACGGCTCCCGCATGTACCACACGGGCGACCTCGCCCTCCGCACGCTCGACGGCGAGCTGGAGTTCGTCGGCCGTGCCGACGACCAGGTGCAGCTCAAGGGCTTCCGCATCGAGCTCGGCGAAGTGGAGTCCGCGGTCAGGGAGCTCGACGGTGTCGTCGATGCGGCCGTCACCGTGGCGGACAGCGGCGACCACCTCGTCGCGCACGTCGTGGGCCGGGTGCCCGGTGACCTCACCGCCCTGCTGTCCACCAGGCTGCCCGCGCACATGGTGCCGGGCCGGGTGCTGCCCGTCGACGCGCTGCCGCTGACGGTCAACGGCAAGCTGGACCGCAGGGCCCTGACCGAGCGCGCCGCGCGGGACGACATCCCGGTGGCCCCGAGCGGCCCGGCGCTCACCGCGCTGGTCGGCATCTTCGCCGAGACGCTGCCCGGCGTCGCCGTGGACGCCGACACCGACTTCTTCGGCGCCGGGGGCGACAGCATCGTCGCCATCACCGTGATCAACCGGGCCAGGGCGCTCGGCCTGCCGATCGCCCCCCGGGACGTGTTCCTGCTGAAGACCCCGCGCGCGCTCGCCGAGCATCTGGCCACGCACACCCCGCAGCCCGTCGCGTCCATGTCGTCCCGCCGCGAGGACGGCCCGCTGCCGGCCACCCCGATCATCCTGCGCCGGCGCGAACTGGGCGGGTCGCTCGCCCGGTTCGCCCAGGCCAGGGCAGTGGTGACCGCCGAGGGCACCGGCCTCGCCGACGTCCGGCGCGCCGCGAACGCCGTCGTGGCCGCGCACCCGGCCCTCCGGTTGCGGCTGCGCGTCGAGCACGGCGTGTGGGCGCTGCGCACCGAGCCCGCCCGCGAGGTCACCGTCGCACCGACGGACGCCGCCGACGCCACGGCCGCGGCGAACGAGGCGGCCGGACGGCTCGACCCCGAATCCGGGGACGTCATCGCGTTCTCCTGGCTGGCGGCCAGCCGGACCCTGGTGGTCACCGTGCACCACCTCGCCGTCGACGCGGTGTCCTGGCTGGTCCTCCTCGACGACCTGGCCACCGCCCTGAGCGGCGCGGCCCTGCCACCGCCGACCACGTCCTACGCCGAGTACGCCGAAGCGCTGGTGGTGCGGTCCGCCCGGCTGACCGACGACCTCGGACACTGGGTCACCACGCTCCGGGCGCCCGCGCTGCTGCCCGCGGTCCGGGACCTGCGGGAGACCACGGTCCGGCTCGCCCCCGAGGTGAGCGACCGGGTGACGCGCAGCGCGCCCGCCGCACTCGGCGTGGGCCTCACCGAGTTGCTGTGCGGCGCGCTGCGCACCGCGCTGACACGCATTCAGCCCACGCCCACCGACCTCGCGGTCGAACTGGAGCTCCACGGCCGGGTCCCGGCCCTGGAACACCACGACTACTCCCGTACCGTCGGCTGGTTCACCGCCATCGCACCCGTGCGGCTCACCGCGCACACCGACCCCGTCGCGGCGGCGCGCGAGGTCGCCGAACGCCGGCCGGACGAGTCCGGGCACGTCACCTACGGCCTGCTCAGGTACCTCAACCCGCAGACGGTCCCGCTGCTGAACGCCCGCCCGCAGGTGCTGTTCAACTACCTCGGCCGGGGCAGCGAGTCCCAGGCCCTCCGCCTCACCGGCGGCGACCAGGACAGCCCGTACGCCGTCGAGGTCAACGCGTGGACCGATGACGCCACCGGAAGCCTGCACGCGGAATTCACCCTCGCCGAGGGCATACCCGACGCGATCACCGAGCACTGGCGCAGCGCGCTGGAGCACATCGCGGACGCCGCCGCGACGGCCGAGCGCACGGCACCGGTCACCCCGCTCCAGAGAGGCCTGTTCTTCCAGGCCCAGATGGCGGGCACGGCCGGACACTACGTCGCACAGAGCTGGTTCACCTTCGACCGGCGCCTGGACACCGATGCGCTGGCCGAGGCGATGGCGTACGTGATCGCACGCCACCCGGTCGTGGGCGCCGGCTTCATCACCGACGACGACGGAAACCCGGTACAGGTCCTCAAGGCGGGCCGCCGGGTCGACGTCCGCACGATCGTTCCGACGACCGACACCGAGGTCGAGGAGCTGCGCACCCGGGACCGCGAGTCGGGATTCGACCCGGGCGAGCCGCCGCTGATCCGGCTGACGGTGGTGCGGCTGCCCGGCGGCCGGGACGGCCTGCTGCTCAGCTACCACCTGCTGCTCTGGGACGGCTGGTCCCGCGAGATCGTGCTGCGGGACCTGTTCGACGCGTACGAGGCCGTAGTGGCGGGCGAGCCGCCGGTCGCGGTTTTGGCCGTGCCGAGCTTCGAGGAGTACGCCCGGACGCTCGACGCCAAGGACCCCGCGGTGTCGAACCGCTTCTGGGCGGAACACCTGTCCGGCCTGTCCGTTCCGACGCTGCTCGCCGGACCGGCCCCGGCCCTCTCCGACGAGCTGCCGCGCGCCCTCACGCAGACGATGTCCGCCGAACTCTCCGACTTGCTGCGGGAAGCGGCCAGGGTGCACGGCGTCACGCTGAACACGGTGCTGACCGGCGCGTTCGGCCTCCTCCTCGGCGCCCACACCGGTCGCGGTGACGCCGTGTTCGGTGTGACCGTCTCGGGCCGGGAGGGCGAGGGCCACTCCGGCATCGTCGGGGTACTGCTCAACACGGTGCCCATGTGGACCCGGGCCCGGCCCGACGACACGGTCGGCGCGTACCTGTCGGCCGTACAGGCGGCCCGGGTCGAGGCGATGGAGCACGAGCACCTGGGGCTCGGCGAGATCCAGCGGGCCGCCGGCCACGACGCCCTGTTCGACAACCTGTTCGTGCTCCAGAACTTCCTGGACCTGGACGCGTTTGCTGAGATGAACGCCCGGCACGGCATCACCTCGGTGCAGGCCGACGACTCCACGCACTACCCGTTCACCTGGGTCGTCACGCCCGGCGACCGGCTCACGGTCAAGCTGGAGCACCGCGACGACGACCCCGCGGGCGCCCGCCGTCTCCTGGACGACTACCTGCGCGTGCTGGAGGACCTGGCCCGGTCCACGGGCCGGGTGGGCGCGCTGCCGGGGCTCGCCCCGGCCCCCGAGCCCGCGGGACGCACCGACATCGGCACGGACACCGTCGTCGACCGCTTCGACCGGGCGGCGGACCGCGATCCGCAACGGGTCGCGCTCGTCGCCCACGGCTCGGCCCTGACCTTCGCCCAACTCCAAGGCCGCAGCCGTGCGGTGGCGGGCGTGCTCGCCCGGCGGGGCATCGGCCCCGAGACGACCGTGGGCCTGGCGATCCCGCGCTCCCTCGACTCGATCGTGGCACTGTTCGCCGTGCTGCGCGTCGGCGCCGCGTACGTACCGCTGGAACTGGACCACCCGGACGAGCGGATCGCGACCATCGTCGCGGACGCCCGGCCCGAGGTGATCCTCACCGTGAGTGCCGTGTCGCCCCGGCTGAGCGGCGAGCTGATCGAACTGGACCGCCCGCTGCCCGAGGCCGATCCGTACGTGACGTTCGCACCGGACGACCCGGACCGCCTGCGGCACCCCGCGTACACGATCTACACCTCCGGCTCGACCGGGAAGCCCAAGGGCGTGGTGACCGAGTACGCCGGCCTCACCAACATGCTCATCAACCACCAGCGGCGGATCTTCGAGCCGGTCCTCGCCGAGCACGGCCACCGGGTCTTCCGGATCGCGCACACCGTGTCGTTCGCCTTCGACATGTCGTGGGAGGAACTGCTGTGGCTCGCCGACGGCCACGAGGTCCACATCTGCGACGAGGAACTGCGCCGCGACGCCCCCCGGTTGGTCGAGTACTGCCGTGAGCACGGGATCGACGTCATCAACGTGACCCCGACCTACGCACAGCAACTGGTGGCCGAGGGCCTGCTCGACAACCCGGCGCGGCGGCCGGCGCTGGTGCTGCTGGGCGGCGAGGCCGTCACCCCGGCGCTCTGGCAACGGCTCGCCGGGACCGAGGGGACGGTCGGCTACAACCTGTACGGGCCCACCGAGTACACCATCAACACCCTCGGCGTCGGCACCTTCGAATGCCAGGACCCGGTGGTGGGCGTGGCGATCGACAACACCGAGGTGTACGTACTGGACCCGTGGCTGCGGCCGCTGCCCGACGGAGTCCCCGGTGAGCTGTACGTATCGGGCATCGGCATCGCCCGCGGCTACCTCGGGCAGAGCGCCCAGACCGCGCACCGCTTCGTCGCCTGCCCGTTCGGCGGACCCGGCGAGCGCATGTACCGCACCGGCGACCTGGTGGTCCGCCGGCCCGACGGGAACCTGACGTACCTCGGCCGCACCGACCAGCAGGTCAAGATCCGCGGACACCGGGTCGAACTCGGTGAGGTCGAGGCCGTGTTCGCGGCGCACCCGGCAGTGCGATTCGTCGCCGCGGTCGCCCAGCCCGATCCGCAGGTCGACGGCGCGTACCGGCTGGCCGCCTATCTCGTGCTGGAGGACGCCGACCTGGCGCGGGTGGCCGCCGAAGTGGGCGCCGGGCTGCCGGACTTCCTGCGCCCGACGCATTTCGCCCGGGTCGACAGCATCCCGCTGACCGTGAACGGGAAGGCCGACACCAAGGCGTTGCCGGAGGCCAAGCCGCTCGGCGCGCTGACCACGGCGGGAGAACGCGGCCCGGAGAACGGGACCGAGACCGTGGTGTGCGAGTTCTTCGCCGAGGCACTGGACCTGGACGACGACGAGGTGAGCGCGGTGAGCGACTTCTTGTCCCTCGGAGGACACTCCATGCTGGCGGTGCGGCTGACCGGGCTGCTCCGCCGGGAGTACGGTCCCGTGATCACGATCCGTGATCTGTTCACCCTGCGAACCCCGGAAGCGATTGCGCGCCACCTTGATGACAACTCCTGA